CAAAGTCAAGATACTCTTCGTCGGTATCTGTCTAAAGGGGGAATCTTAATGAATGAACTGAATTCATTATTCAGGAAAAGAATAGGGCTCCAGGAAGATGTGAAACTGACATTTGAGAAATTAGATGAAATTCTGGATAAGACAGCGAAAACCATTCCTTTTGAAAACTTATCAATCATGGCATCCCATCTGAGTGATATCAATAAAACGAATATCATGAACAAAGTCCTCGTGAGGAATGAGGGTGGATTATGCTATGAATTGAATGCAGCCCTTTATTTTTTCTTGAAGGAAAATGACTTTGATGTATTCTTGGTTCGGGGTGTCATCTATAATCAGGGGTGGATGACCATAGGAAGGACCCATGTCACCATTCTATTGAACCATGAGGGCCGAACCTATTTGATCGATACGGGTTTTGGCGGGAATCTGCCTTTAAAACCAGTACCGTTGAACGGGGAAACGGTCGCTTCCCAAAATGGTGAATTCAGGATAAAAAAAGAAAGTACCGATCATGGAGATCATATCCTTGAATTAAAACTGAAACATAAAGATCGCGATTGGAGAATAGGGTATGCTTTTGATTCTTCAAAACCGGTAGGAAATGTAGCGGAACTTAATGAAGTCCAAACGATCATCAGGGAAAATCCCCAATCGCCATTTAATAAGCATCCATTAATCACCCGTTTGACAAACAGCGGGAACATCACTTTAACTGATACATCCTTTACACAGTGGGAAGATGGGAAAGTGACTAAAGAAGAAATAGATGGAATACGATTTAAGGAGTTAATGAAACAGCACTTCGATAGATAGTGGAAAAAAGGGCTGAATATCAAAGGCGTCCATACCAAAAGACTGTCCATTCCCGACAGTCTTTTTTATGAATACCTGCGAGGAGGCTGGCGGACAGGCAGCGAATTTCTAAAAAACTGTAGGTAAACTCGCTTTTTTCGAATTTGTCTACAGTCTAAAACATCCATTACGGAAGTTTTTACTATTTATTCAATAGATTCTAATTCAGTGGGGTGAGAAGGATATGGAGAGGAAGAATCGATTGGTTTTTACTAGATCGAATGCAGCTGCTAAACGAAAATTCGATGAAGCGATCACCATTTTGGAATATAGCGTAATGCTCGTTGAACTCTTTGGTTTAGAAGAGTTCAACAATATAATTGCCGGACAGTTAAGGCTGATTCTATGTGAAACGAAAATTACGCGCATTAAGCGGGAAAAGGTCACGATTGACCAATCATTAATTAAGAAAATCAATCCTAACCCGAAATTGTATCCGATTAAAGACTCCATTCAAATGAGCAATGTTCATATTACGGAAGACCTCTTCGATTATACTAAACAGAGGATTGAGCTAAAGCTTTGGAGAAATCAAATTATCTATAAAACCGATATCCAAGGAAAAATCCAGGAAATTAAAATCATTGATTTTATTAAGGAAACAGCTAATAAGATTGGCGGTGCGCAAGCTGAATCAAGTTTCCCTAATAAGTGCATTATTTCGGATGGACATACCAAAACCATGTTAATAGGTATAGCGAAAGGGTTATTCAAATCCATAGGCAGGGATTATAAAAAACATGCCTCAATGAACCTTTCACATATCATACAAAAAATCGAACAATCAACTTTGGGAGACTCTTTGGGAAACTAGACATAAGAAGGACTTTTGACCAAGTCCTTCTTGCTTGATTTCCAGGCAATATCCGGCAGGATTGTTCACCTCAAATAACCTCTATCAATAAACCATCTCTTTTTACCTCTGTTAAACCACGCTCGAATGCAAGCTGTTCACTTTTATTATTAAATAATTAAGGTTACTAATATAGAAGAATGGGGAATTCCCTGATTACAAACAAACATTGGGGCCTTATATGTAAATGTAAAGACTTATTAAATTTACACTAAAATGCAGCTATGGATGATTGAGATAATTTATAATGATTTCCGAATATAGTTTTACACAAAATTGGAAAAATAGACTGAAAATAAAAAGAAAGAGATGATGATATGAAGGATTTTGATAGAAACCTTCCTGCCGAATGGCTGGAATTAGTCACATTGGCAATGAAATCGGATGTTACAAAAGAGCAATTCAAAAAGTTTCTGCAAGAAAAGTCGAATAGCAATAAAAGTAGCGATTGTGGTGGCTAAATTGAATTCTGTTCAACCAAAGAAAGGTGATTTTTTCTATCTGCGGAGAAAGGTTCTTCTTTTTTCAGACCTTTATTATTAACGCTATCAGGTTAAACAGGACTATTGCATAAAAAAAGTATGAGGGCACCGTTTCTTTTGCTACAAGTCACTCCTTATTTTCTGCATATTTAATTGCTAAAATGGATGCGATCATAAAGGAGGTTTTATTCATGAAAAAAAGAACAAAATTGCCTATCATCCTATCATTATTAGCAGCGCTGTTTTTAGTCCTTGGCGCATGTTCCAACAGCGATGATAAAAACAAAGAAGAAAAAGAAGAAATGGAACATAGTGAAATGGACATGAACCATTCTAGCTCGGGCGATGTTCCAGAAGGATTAAAAGTTGCAGAAAATCCAACCTATGAAGTTGGAAGTCAAGCGATTATCGAATCAGGTCATATGGAAAGCATGAAGGGGGCGGAAGCAACAATAGTGGGTGCATTTGATACGACTGCTTATGCAATTTCGTATACGCCTGCAACTGGCGGAGAAAAGGTGGAAAACCATAAATGGATCATACACGAAGAAATCAAAGATGCAGGTGAGAAGACGTATGAACCCGGAGCGAAGATCACAGTAAGTGCTTCTCATATGGAAGGGATGAACGGGACAGTCGCTGAAGTTGAATCTGCTGAAAAAACGACTGTTTATATGGTCGATTTCACACCGACTACGGGGGGAGAAAAAGTAAAGAACCATAAATGGGTAACGGAAAGTGAATTATCAGCGTCTGAATGATTTAACATCATGATGCAAAACAGAAGAAGAAAATAAGTCTTGGTTTATCCTTCATAGTTACTTTTTTTATGGATGAAACCAATAGGAACGTTTTTTAAAAAAATTTAAACAACTCGCTTTTCTTCGAGTTTGTCTACAGTCTGAAGGAATGGCAAACAAGCCATTCCTTTTTTTTGTGAAAATTTTCTTGGGGATTATTGTATGTAGTGGATTGTGAAATTTTAGTATCTGTTAATATGGATTTATCAAAATGTAAAAAATGGGGTGTATGTTTGGTGACTGGATTAACTATTAGACCTTTTATGGAAAATGACTATGAGGCGCTGAGCAACTATTGTTTACCTATAGAACAAGCAATCTATACTTCTTTACCTTTGAAAGTTATCGAAGACTTCAGGAAGGATAAATATAATCTCCCCATGGTCATTTATTTAGATCAGGATTTGATTGGTTGTTTTGCCTTATATACGGATAAAGCAGGAAATCAATATACAAGTAATGAGAATGCGGTTCTTCTTAAATCATTCTCCTTGGATTTGCGCCATCAAAAAAAGGGGCTGGCTTTTAAGACTTTAAAAGTGTTGCCTGAGATGATCAAACTAAGTCATCCAGATAAAAATGAGATTATTCTAACGGTGCATCATTCGAATGTTCCAGCGATAAATTTATATAAAAAAGCTGGATTCCTTGACAAAGGATACAGATTTAACGGGGAAGAAGGGGAGGAATTTATTTTCCATTTTGCTTTGGATTAAGGGAGCTTTAGATAACTCCGGAATATATAGAGGGCAGTGGAACGTGTTTGCAACCTCGGGGGAGTATGATAGAAGACAAAACGTTCTCCCATGAGAGGTAAACGATAGGGGGATCAATCATATTAGAGGCATAAAGGAAATGGGAATCTCCCATAGTACCTAGTCCCCGGTGTGTATGGGATTTAATTAAACTTCCATACACAGTATCTTAAAAATGAAAGAGTGGTTAAACGCAAAATAGGCATCTTAATGACCCTTCAGTTTGTCGACAAAATTGGGTTCGGGATGGTGTTATCCATAATCCCTTTCACGGCTTTAGCAATGGAAGGATTACCAAAATTTTTTACTCTTTTATATGGGAAGAAACTCATATTAGATTGAAGAAAGTTGCGACACTCCTGCCGAATAACTGGCTAGCCGAGACACCGCAGACGCTTGGCAGACAGTCGGCGGAAAGGGAGCGGATTTCTGAAATCAATTGGAACGTTTTTCAAAGAAAAAAACTGTAAGCAAACCCGTTTTTCGAATTTGTCTACAGTCTGAAACATCTTAATGATGCTTATTTGAGATTTTTCCCTATAATTTTAATATCGATACGATATGTTTAGAATTCACGGTATCCATCCTACAATTTCTAAAATCGTGAGAACAATCTCAAAGACAATGAGAATCACAATGATCCATTCAACGAATAGTCCCCTGATCGAATGGCTGATGTTAGAAAACCCATCCATAATGTTATATAAAATTTCAGTTTTACTTTTCAAGATTTTATACCGATCATTCAATTCAAAAAAATCAAGCATTCTGTCATAAAATTCGCCGGCGATACTGCTTGTCCATGTAATATCAGGTTTATCCAGAATCATGATATACGCTAGGGTATTGTACTCGTGACGTACGATTTTTGCCGTCGTCCTTGCTAGTTCCTTGTTGCCGATTCTCAGCTTGCCTTTTTCCAGTCGGTCTATCATGGTTTCGAGCTTGTCGTGAATTTTTCCGAGTTGTTCCTCGGTTTTTTCAAGTGCCACCGATTTTGCGAGAATAGTGGAAATTAATTCAGGGTAGAAAAATTCATATTTAGGCACAACTACATATTCGTCTGTCAAATTGATGTTTTCAGTTTCACTGAAGTGAAGGCTGTAATCGTCTGTATATCTATCTACATTAACGAGATCAATGTCCGGCTCGAAAGAATGGATAAAGGATGAAAATTCCTTAATCTCATCCGCGTGTGAGTAATTAATGAAGACAATGCTGCCAAAGGAAAAAACCAGCACCTGTTGAGATTCGTCCACATTTTTATTAAGGATGGAACTTAGAATATCTCCTTTAAGGATTAAAGGCTCTTCCCAGGTGAATTTTTTAGGGATGCCGCAATGAATGGCGATCTTGTTCAAATCAATTTCATTAGTGATTGCGCATGCTTTAAAGGTAATTGGTTCCATCTATATCACTCTCTTCAGCAAATTGGTCTTTTTTCGATTCTATTCTATTCTTGCAAAAACATGCTTGAATAATTCTTGAAGGTAGAAAAAGTTTACTGACTGGTGTCTAAACCAATAAATTCCATTAAGGATATAAAAAATAATCAAGTCTAAGCTTTTGGTTTTATGCTCTACACTCCCAAGTCCAATTAACAGACTTAAAATACAATAGTTTATATGTAAGAGGGCGATTATACGAATGCTGATCCTCCCGGTTATGTTCTTACTGAAACTTAACAAAAACATATAAAAGTTCATGAAAACTTTACTTTTATTTACAGAAATCTCATATTGATGTCAATATTCAGTAATACATGTTTGTTATAATCGATTGACGGTTTTAAAAGTGATTGGAAAAGGGTCTTCTAAAAATCCTTCATTTACAGATAAGTAGCAGGCTGATTGAAGATGACTGAATAGTAGGAGTGAACAAAAATGGAGGAATCTATAAATCTATATGAGCTTACATTTAGTGAAAAAGATAGATATGTAATCATTACGAATGCTTATCCACATGAAGATCAGTTATATCGGAATGGGTTTATCCACCGAAGAGTCAAGGCTTATCTGGATGAGGGTTTGAAGGTTGATGTCTTTGTTTTGCATCCTGCCTATAAAAAAGCAGAAAAGTATACGTATGAAGATGTGCCTGTTTATCGAGGAACTGAACAGCATCTGCGCATTTTCTTAAATCATAAAGTACATAAAAAAGCGCTCATTCATTTTGTTAATCCCAAAATGGTACAAGCGATAAAAGAAACGAACACAGATTTACCGATTATCACCTGGATACATGGATTTGAAACGGAAGCATGGCATAGAAGATGGTTTAATTTTCTTGAAAGCCCTGAAAGCTTGAGGAAGATACTTGAAATGTCGGACGACTATTATGTAGAACAGCTTTCTTTTATGAATTGGTTTTATCAAACGAATGAATTGGATACAACATTTGTTCATATTTCCAAATGGTTCAAAGAACATATTGCGGAATGTGACGCAAGAGCAGAATCGAAAAATTCAGTAATCATTCCTAATGTAATAGATGACAATCTGTTTACCTTTATCGAAAAGCCTGTTGAAAAGCGGACAAAAGTCCTTTCAATCAGGCCATACGCTTCACGAAAATATGCCAATGATTTATCGGTGAAAGCAGTGCTGGAACTATCGAAGAGACCATACTTCGATAAGTTGGAATTTGCATTTTATGGTGATGGGAAATTGTTCGATCAAACCGTTGAGTCAATCCGGGATTTTGAGAATGTGACGATTCATAAAGGTTTCCTATCTCAGGAGCAAATCGCTGCATTACATAAGGAGTATGGAATTTTCCTTTGCCCGACCCGTTTGGATTCTCAAGGGGTTTCTATGTGTGAGGCAATGTCGAGTGGGCTAGTGCCGATTTCAACAGATATTACGGCAATCCCGGAATTCGTAAAACACGATGTTTCTGGCCTTCTAACAAAGCCTGAGTCCCCTATCGAAATTGCCGATGCAATAGAGCGCTTATATTACAACTCGGACGTATTTTTAAGAGTGTCAAAACAAGCTTCTCAGTCGATTCGTGAAAAATGCGCGGTAGATGTTGTTATTAAAAGAGAATTGGAGATTATCCAAGGTTAAATGAGGGGAGTTTTTTCAATATGGACGAACGAAACGAATATTGGAAAACTATGTATGAGGAACTTGAATTACAAATGAAAGACATGATGTCCATGACATTGGAGCTCATAGAGGAAAGTGGGGCTGAAAAGCAAAAAAAAATTGAGAATATTACAAAAGAAAATAATATGCTACGGGAAGAATTAGAAAAAAGTAAGATGGCCCAAAAAGAAAATATTAAGCTTAACAAAGAAATACGAAGACTTAAGTTATTAGAACACAAATTCAACGTTACATATGCAGGGAAATTCACGTTAAAATATCTTGCGCTTAAATCATCTATTAAAGAACAAATAAAAAAATAAAAATTCATATCAGATTTCAGTCATTGGAGTGAAAACTTTGAATTCACATGAACTAGTTGAAAACAGAAAAATGAAGGTGCTTCTATTTGGCTTTATTGACATGAATTCAATGGATGGATCTGCAGTATTTTTATCTTCCTTAGCATCGACCATTGCGTTAGATTCCAACATCGAAGTTGACTTACTTTTAGCTAGCCCGGTCAAACGTGATATCTTAATTCAGCCTCTTGAGAAATTTGATAATATAACCATCCTCAATCCTTTTGTTGATCCTTTTTTTGAAGCCAGCGATGATGAATGGGTAAAAAAAGGTGTCATTGATTTTGATATAGCTGAAATGCTCATTTCTCATTATTGGAGTCAAAAGGGATATGATTGGCTATTTGTAAGAAGCATTGAGACTGTTGAAAAAATAGCAAAGCATAATCATATCATAAAGAATACATTAGTTTATGCTACAGGCTTGACTCACATAGGTCAGGATGTTAATGAAGAAAAATTTGAGAGCATCAAAAATATATATGATCAGTGTGCGTATTTCTTATGTCAAACAGAAGAGATGTGCGAATTTGTCATTGAGATTCTTAATTTGAATAAAGAAAAAAACAAAGTTTCCCTACTTACCCCGATGATACCGAACGTTGAATCAGCAGAAGGGCAGAACCGGTTAAAAAACAAACTTGTATATACAGGGAAATTCGACCCGGATTGGAAGACCATTCCCATCATTACTGCTTTTAAAGAATTAAAACGCGAGATTCCGAATCTATCACTTGATGTAGCAGGGGATAAATTCAAATGGGTTAAAGATGATTCTCAGTTTAAGGAAGAAGCGGCATACCTCCTTAAAAATACAGATGGGCTTACATGGTACGGGGCATTGACAAGGGAGAATGCTCAACAATTAATCGTGAACGGTGATATTGGGATAACCTGGAGAAGTGTGGAAATGGACAGCAGTCTGGAACTGTCTACAAAGCTATTGGAGTATGGGATCTTAAGGAAGGCTGTAATAATGAATCCAACCGAAATGCATATAAAGCTTTTTGGCGAAGATTACCCGTTATATGCCGTTACAGAGAAGGATTTCCGTGACGCTGTCAAATTAGCGCTATGTAATAAGGATATATATG
The DNA window shown above is from Peribacillus sp. FSL P2-0133 and carries:
- a CDS encoding arylamine N-acetyltransferase — its product is MNELNSLFRKRIGLQEDVKLTFEKLDEILDKTAKTIPFENLSIMASHLSDINKTNIMNKVLVRNEGGLCYELNAALYFFLKENDFDVFLVRGVIYNQGWMTIGRTHVTILLNHEGRTYLIDTGFGGNLPLKPVPLNGETVASQNGEFRIKKESTDHGDHILELKLKHKDRDWRIGYAFDSSKPVGNVAELNEVQTIIRENPQSPFNKHPLITRLTNSGNITLTDTSFTQWEDGKVTKEEIDGIRFKELMKQHFDR
- a CDS encoding anti-repressor SinI family protein yields the protein MKDFDRNLPAEWLELVTLAMKSDVTKEQFKKFLQEKSNSNKSSDCGG
- a CDS encoding YdhK family protein — encoded protein: MKKRTKLPIILSLLAALFLVLGACSNSDDKNKEEKEEMEHSEMDMNHSSSGDVPEGLKVAENPTYEVGSQAIIESGHMESMKGAEATIVGAFDTTAYAISYTPATGGEKVENHKWIIHEEIKDAGEKTYEPGAKITVSASHMEGMNGTVAEVESAEKTTVYMVDFTPTTGGEKVKNHKWVTESELSASE
- a CDS encoding GNAT family protein; its protein translation is MTGLTIRPFMENDYEALSNYCLPIEQAIYTSLPLKVIEDFRKDKYNLPMVIYLDQDLIGCFALYTDKAGNQYTSNENAVLLKSFSLDLRHQKKGLAFKTLKVLPEMIKLSHPDKNEIILTVHHSNVPAINLYKKAGFLDKGYRFNGEEGEEFIFHFALD
- a CDS encoding RMD1 family protein translates to MEPITFKACAITNEIDLNKIAIHCGIPKKFTWEEPLILKGDILSSILNKNVDESQQVLVFSFGSIVFINYSHADEIKEFSSFIHSFEPDIDLVNVDRYTDDYSLHFSETENINLTDEYVVVPKYEFFYPELISTILAKSVALEKTEEQLGKIHDKLETMIDRLEKGKLRIGNKELARTTAKIVRHEYNTLAYIMILDKPDITWTSSIAGEFYDRMLDFFELNDRYKILKSKTEILYNIMDGFSNISHSIRGLFVEWIIVILIVFEIVLTILEIVGWIP
- a CDS encoding glycosyltransferase family 4 protein; translated protein: MEESINLYELTFSEKDRYVIITNAYPHEDQLYRNGFIHRRVKAYLDEGLKVDVFVLHPAYKKAEKYTYEDVPVYRGTEQHLRIFLNHKVHKKALIHFVNPKMVQAIKETNTDLPIITWIHGFETEAWHRRWFNFLESPESLRKILEMSDDYYVEQLSFMNWFYQTNELDTTFVHISKWFKEHIAECDARAESKNSVIIPNVIDDNLFTFIEKPVEKRTKVLSIRPYASRKYANDLSVKAVLELSKRPYFDKLEFAFYGDGKLFDQTVESIRDFENVTIHKGFLSQEQIAALHKEYGIFLCPTRLDSQGVSMCEAMSSGLVPISTDITAIPEFVKHDVSGLLTKPESPIEIADAIERLYYNSDVFLRVSKQASQSIREKCAVDVVIKRELEIIQG